A stretch of the Asticcacaulis sp. ZE23SCel15 genome encodes the following:
- the proB gene encoding glutamate 5-kinase: protein MAAKTEVLTLPEPLLKARRLTVKIGSALVVNAETGEADIDWMRGMAQDVAALMREGKQVMIVSSGAGALGRRYLGLTGSRLRLDQKQAAAAVGQPRLMQAWEGVFNELGLKTAQVLLTREDTEKRRRWLNARATIETLFDLGCVPIVNENDTVVTEEIRYGDNDRLAARAAQLVQSEALILLSDIDGLYTADPRKNPEARHIPLVEKLDAEIEAMAGGANVSAGVGTGGMATKIAAARIAGSAGCSTTIAYGAMLRPLSALASGAKFTLIRAQSSVTAAYKAWIAGTVVPAGEVVLDDGAVAALKSGKSLLPSGIVEVHGSFDKGDSISILGVNGCEHARGIVAYGADEIRLIKGRPSKEIEGLLGYTAGDVIIHRDNMAFI, encoded by the coding sequence ATGGCCGCAAAAACCGAAGTCCTGACCTTGCCTGAGCCCCTGCTTAAGGCCCGCCGCCTGACGGTTAAAATCGGCTCGGCGCTGGTGGTCAATGCCGAGACGGGTGAGGCTGACATCGACTGGATGCGCGGTATGGCGCAGGATGTGGCCGCCCTGATGCGTGAAGGCAAGCAGGTCATGATCGTCTCCTCCGGCGCAGGCGCGCTGGGGCGGCGCTATCTGGGCCTCACAGGCTCGCGTCTTAGGCTGGATCAGAAACAGGCGGCAGCGGCGGTCGGGCAACCCCGCCTGATGCAGGCCTGGGAAGGCGTGTTCAACGAGCTGGGCCTCAAGACCGCGCAGGTGCTGCTGACCCGCGAAGATACTGAAAAGCGTAGGCGCTGGCTCAATGCGCGTGCGACGATCGAGACCCTGTTTGATCTGGGGTGCGTGCCGATCGTCAATGAAAACGACACGGTCGTGACCGAAGAAATCCGCTATGGTGACAATGACCGACTGGCGGCACGCGCCGCGCAACTGGTGCAATCCGAAGCGCTGATTTTGCTGTCGGATATTGACGGGCTCTATACGGCTGATCCGCGCAAAAACCCGGAGGCCCGCCATATTCCGCTGGTCGAAAAGTTGGATGCCGAAATCGAGGCCATGGCCGGTGGGGCTAATGTCTCAGCGGGCGTGGGCACCGGCGGCATGGCGACCAAGATTGCGGCGGCGCGGATTGCGGGCTCTGCGGGCTGTTCGACCACCATTGCGTACGGGGCCATGCTGCGACCTTTGTCGGCACTGGCGTCAGGGGCCAAGTTTACGCTGATTCGGGCGCAAAGCTCGGTCACCGCCGCCTATAAGGCGTGGATTGCGGGCACGGTCGTGCCGGCGGGTGAGGTCGTGCTCGATGACGGGGCGGTGGCGGCGCTGAAATCCGGTAAGAGTTTGCTGCCTTCGGGTATCGTTGAGGTGCACGGCAGCTTTGACAAGGGCGACAGCATCTCCATATTGGGTGTGAACGGGTGCGAACATGCGCGCGGGATTGTCGCCTATGGGGCTGACGAAATCCGCCTGATCAAGGGCCGACCGTCGAAAGAGATCGAAGGGCTGCTGGGGTACACGGCCGGTGACGTTATCATTCACCGCGATAATATGGCTTTTATCTGA
- a CDS encoding RtcB family protein — protein sequence MQVFEGARGGLIKAWIDGVAIEDAARKQLDNIAAMPFIHKHVAIMPDVHWGMGATIGSVIPTKGAIIPAAVGVDLGCGMMAIRTTLKAADLPDNLSGLRTAIEQRIPHGRTDNGGVNDRGAWGEAPKAAQEAFAGLSVELNKITAKHPKINQAASRAHNHLGTLGTGNHFVEVCLDESDAVWIMLHSGSRGIGNRIGMYFIERAKHEMKRWFVNLPDEDLAYLPEGSELFGDYMGAVSWAQRFARMNRELMMTAALEALSVSVPKAFTCDCEAVNCHHNYVAHERHFGSDVLVTRKGAVRITPETLGIIPGSMGAKSFIVRGIDGKAAAEALCSCSHGAGRAMSRAEAKRRFTLEDHARATAGVECRKDADVIDETPAAYKDIDAVMKAQADHVEIVYTLKQVVCVKG from the coding sequence GTGCAAGTGTTTGAAGGGGCGCGGGGTGGGCTGATTAAGGCCTGGATCGATGGCGTTGCCATTGAGGATGCCGCGCGTAAGCAGTTGGATAATATCGCGGCCATGCCGTTCATCCATAAGCATGTTGCCATTATGCCGGACGTGCATTGGGGCATGGGTGCTACCATTGGGTCGGTGATCCCGACCAAGGGCGCGATCATTCCGGCAGCGGTTGGGGTTGATCTGGGGTGCGGCATGATGGCGATCCGCACAACGCTTAAGGCTGCCGATCTGCCGGACAATCTGTCGGGGTTGCGGACGGCTATTGAGCAGCGCATTCCGCATGGACGGACCGATAACGGAGGCGTCAATGACCGCGGTGCCTGGGGGGAAGCTCCCAAGGCGGCGCAGGAGGCCTTTGCCGGTTTATCGGTGGAACTTAACAAGATCACCGCCAAGCACCCGAAGATCAATCAGGCGGCGTCACGTGCCCATAATCATCTGGGGACGCTGGGTACTGGCAACCACTTTGTCGAGGTCTGCCTTGATGAAAGCGATGCCGTATGGATCATGCTGCATTCGGGTTCGCGTGGCATTGGTAACCGGATTGGCATGTACTTTATCGAACGCGCCAAGCACGAGATGAAGCGCTGGTTCGTCAATTTGCCTGACGAAGACCTTGCCTACTTGCCCGAAGGCTCTGAGCTTTTCGGCGACTATATGGGTGCGGTGTCTTGGGCGCAGCGGTTTGCCCGCATGAACCGTGAATTGATGATGACGGCGGCGCTTGAGGCGTTATCTGTATCGGTTCCCAAGGCGTTCACCTGTGACTGTGAGGCGGTTAACTGCCACCACAACTATGTCGCCCATGAACGTCATTTCGGCTCAGACGTACTGGTGACCCGTAAGGGGGCTGTGCGTATCACGCCGGAAACGCTGGGCATTATTCCGGGTTCGATGGGGGCTAAGTCCTTCATAGTGCGCGGTATCGACGGTAAGGCGGCCGCCGAAGCCTTGTGTTCGTGTTCGCACGGCGCGGGTCGGGCTATGTCGCGGGCCGAAGCCAAGCGCCGGTTCACTCTGGAAGACCATGCCCGTGCAACTGCGGGTGTGGAATGTCGTAAGGACGCGGACGTGATCGATGAGACGCCCGCAGCCTATAAGGATATCGACGCGGTTATGAAAGCTCAGGCCGACCACGTTGAAATCGTTTACACCCTCAAGCAGGTTGTCTGTGTGAAGGGGTAG
- the thrC gene encoding threonine synthase, whose amino-acid sequence MNYIGTRGFNDHRTFAGALLDGLAPDGGLYVPQVWPSLDATELNTAAKGDYGVLTEKLLTLFGVDVLGAEAVKAAAAKTRAAFLRNGETPLTQVEDNLWILELWHGPTLAFKDMAMQMIAPLTDAALSQRGEKLTLVTATSGDTGAAAVRAFAGSAHVRLVVFHPLGRVSPVQRLQMTTVEAGNVLNIGVEGDFDDCQRFVKQLLGEASLKERGLISSVNSINWGRLLGQVPYYLAAAAASGADHPEFVVPTGNFGDAFAGWAGRKIGANVGHLHAAVNSNDALSQAINTGRYVRHQATPTASVSMDVQAPSNFERLVFEASGRDGAATKALFDTFAADGDVTLSADMQSALKAEVSASTVSEETTKKTIKHAYDAWGQVICPHTAVAVAAALERKSGKPIIALSTAHAAKFPEFVTEALGFAPEVPEAIQKLHGLKETITPIKNDYAAALAAVKGFVG is encoded by the coding sequence ATGAATTATATCGGTACGCGCGGCTTTAATGATCATCGCACCTTTGCGGGCGCACTTCTGGATGGTCTGGCCCCCGATGGCGGGCTTTATGTGCCGCAAGTTTGGCCGAGCCTTGATGCCACAGAGCTTAACACCGCCGCCAAGGGCGATTACGGTGTCCTGACCGAAAAGCTGCTGACCCTGTTCGGCGTCGATGTGCTTGGGGCTGAGGCGGTGAAAGCCGCCGCCGCCAAGACCAGGGCCGCGTTTTTGAGAAACGGCGAAACCCCGTTGACGCAGGTTGAGGACAATCTGTGGATTCTGGAACTGTGGCACGGCCCGACCCTGGCGTTCAAAGACATGGCCATGCAGATGATCGCCCCCCTGACCGATGCCGCCCTGTCGCAGCGCGGCGAAAAGCTGACCTTGGTCACCGCCACCTCCGGCGATACCGGGGCGGCCGCCGTGCGCGCCTTTGCGGGTTCCGCCCATGTGCGTCTGGTGGTCTTTCATCCGCTCGGTCGCGTATCGCCCGTGCAGCGCCTGCAGATGACAACGGTCGAGGCCGGTAACGTCCTCAATATCGGCGTTGAAGGCGATTTCGATGATTGCCAGCGTTTTGTGAAGCAGCTTTTGGGAGAGGCGTCGCTCAAAGAGCGCGGCCTGATCTCCAGCGTCAATTCGATCAACTGGGGCCGCCTGTTGGGTCAGGTGCCGTACTATCTGGCCGCCGCTGCGGCCTCCGGTGCCGACCATCCGGAATTTGTGGTGCCGACCGGTAATTTCGGGGATGCCTTTGCCGGCTGGGCCGGGCGCAAGATCGGCGCCAATGTCGGCCATCTGCACGCCGCTGTGAACTCCAATGATGCCCTTAGTCAGGCCATCAATACCGGCCGCTATGTCCGCCATCAGGCCACCCCGACCGCCAGCGTGTCGATGGATGTTCAGGCCCCGTCGAACTTTGAGCGTCTGGTATTCGAAGCCTCCGGTCGAGACGGTGCCGCAACCAAGGCCCTGTTCGACACCTTTGCCGCCGATGGTGACGTCACCTTGTCGGCAGACATGCAGTCGGCCTTAAAAGCCGAGGTTTCCGCCTCAACCGTGTCGGAAGAGACGACCAAAAAGACCATCAAACACGCCTATGATGCCTGGGGTCAGGTCATCTGCCCTCATACCGCCGTGGCGGTGGCTGCGGCACTGGAACGTAAATCGGGTAAGCCGATCATCGCGCTGTCGACCGCCCATGCGGCCAAGTTCCCGGAATTTGTAACTGAAGCGCTCGGTTTCGCCCCCGAAGTCCCCGAAGCCATTCAAAAGCTGCACGGCCTCAAAGAAACCATCACCCCGATCAAAAACGACTACGCCGCCGCCCTCGCCGCCGTTAAGGGTTTTGTGGGTTAA